GCTTCTTTCAGCCGTGTATAAACGTAATTTGAAGGATGAGTACCAAAGTAGACTAAGTAGGAGCAGCAGGCTTCATGAACTCGCCAAGCTACGCCATAAAGCCTATTTCATTCACACTAAAGTGTCTGCGAATGCAAATGTTTGTGACATAATGCGGTGACCATCTCTACGGTGTCGTGCGCGGTCTCTTTGCGGTCTGAAGACATGGTGGCGAGGATGAGTGAGTCGCCCGCGCTGCGCTGCTTGGGTGATTTCAGAGAAGGCATCGTGGTCCTCTAGGCCGCTGTCTTGTCTGAAATAAACAACAAGAGCAACAAACACGGGGTGTACAACCGACCCGGCTTAACCGCGCTGTGATACCGAACCAGGCAAAGCGGGCCAAGCCGGGTGCGAGCATGCGCTGGTGGCGGAGAGCTATAGGCAAAGCTCAGAGCATAAAAGAACGGGCAAGGGTAAGGTTCAGCGATTAATCATGCACTCCAAACAGAAAGTAGTaataaagggagtaagctctcctcttttataaaagggagtgttctagagagcagcttactccctttcttactccccatataggcgtatttctCTCATAAGAAacgtctatagacggtctatacacttcttatagactgcATTTCCTTCCTATAAATATTCTTTTTGtcaattcatagtctatagactgtctatagacaagtctactaaaagtgtacttCCATAattctatagattgcctatagactgtctatagcatttaTAATGTCTATAAACTATTATCTACGATTTGTCTAGACAGTcgatagactttatagacagaagtctatggacagtctatagactgtctaaacaaaTGATAAGGGTTGTGCTTAAAGTGCACGGAGAAAGTCCTAAAGAACCCCAGAAGCGAAAACTAAGCGGCCATCGAATGTGAGTAAAGTGAGCCGCACAGAAACTGGATAAGATGTGACCATGGATTCGAAGGCACTGGCGTAGAGAGAAGAAGTACCTGACAAGACCAACGCAGAGTGCCATCGAGGCGCCTGTGCCATCGACGCAGCGCCCTGGCTTTAGCGGCAGCTGAACGACAGACGTTTGAACGAAGGACAGACAGTTGTTGTGATTCTTCGCTGTCAGAAAAATCTCATCGATATAAATGAGGCTAAGCGAATCTCACAATGTCCGCCGGTTTGATGATACGCGTTGGCTGAGGAACCAGCCCAGAGAGTTATTTTGCGCCGTCGTCACTCGACGTGTCTGTGCAAGGTCTCATTGGTCGTGATATCATCTACATCTGTTCCCGACTTAGCTTCTCACTTCACAACCCCGCTCGCATTTATTTAGGTGCCCCGGAAACTGTGTGTGCGCGCTTCCGGTGAGGCAACAGCCAGCTGAGCATGAACACGCAAACATCACCCGACTGGTTTATTTCGATTCAATAAGAGCGTTGGTTATGTTCTTCACCGACTTTTATAGAACGGAAACGGCATCGCGCATACTTCAGCGGCCTCGTTCCAAACGCAAGCTAGAAAAATGCGGTTGCAATTTTGTCTATCTTGCCCTGCTTCTTCCTGTGCGGTTTTTGATGCTTGATTACTTGATTACTTACCACCACCCCCATCtccgtagctttttttttttttactgcgtgaATGTCGCCTATTTGAGCTACCCAACGTTCAGAGCGTTCCCGCCAGCTTTTTCCACGAGAATAATCCACCACCACGGGCAAACGAAACACGGATCAGTCACTCTGAATGAGGGCGTGCATGCATATAGGAAGGTTTCTGCTTCTAGAGCTTGAATAAAGGCGCGCTCGGTTCTTACGACGAGCTGTGACTGCGCTAATCACTGCGTTGCACTAGTCACATAGCGTTCCTGTTACTGCACTGTCACCGCACGAACAAAGTCTCATTATTTATTCCCCTACGTAAAGAAAAACACACTTGGACAAGTTCACTTGTCCCGCCCGGCTCGTGTTTCGTTTATGCACGACACTTCGTTGCCCATTCGTGACACAATCAGCTGCCATGCTTCATACGTTACAGCTATACCTTGGCGGATAACGATCTATGGCATGGCTGTACGTCTGGGCTTTCGCACATTGTACAGGTGACAAAGAGACTGTCGGCCAGGAATACCGGACTGCCGGAAGGTCGAGCTACCGGAAGCACAGCTGGCGGATGTGCGCCACTTGTTTTTTCAGTACAGAAAGTATTGTCCTCGCCACGAACAATGGGGATGGGATGCGGGAAACAAAGCGACGAATGGGTGTCGCTTTCACTATAAGCGTACGAGAGAGAAAAGACAAGATCGCCAAGCGATGGTCGCCGCATTTGAATAAGTGGCGCAATAAGGTATCTATCGGGGACTCGGAAATTGAGGAAGTGCCGGAGACACTTGTATGCGTCGACATTTTTTCGTTATAGCGATAGCCAGTGCGTTGAGGTTCTCGGTAGAATGAAGCTACTGCCGTTCAAGACAATCATCCATGCCTGCATTGCGCGATATTATCAACGCCGGCGACGTGATACCATGGCAATAAGGTTCGAGCCGTACTTTATAGCCCCGTAATGATGGGTAAATAGCACTAAATGTACATTTTCATGCCAAGTACgcgtaaaacaatttttttttctctttttatggaATTTTCTAAAAGCACTATATTTTTTCATCACCGAACTCAACTTGTCGTTGGGAAGTAAGTTGAAATGCAGAGACCCCATGAGGAGTAAAAGATAAGGAGGTGTGAGACAAATATAGCAGATAAGATATGTACGGCATAGCGAAAACATTCATGCAGCGTGTGCAGGCATTAAAGCAGATGTTACAGCAATGAATCGCGCAGAAGCGGCAGAGCACTTTAGGGAATTAAGCAAAACTACAATTCACAACACATAACGGTTCACGAAATTTTCGTCTGTTCTCACAGCAATAAAGTAAGCAGATCTTGAACTTTTAATTGAATACAGTTTAGCGACTTGCTTAGGTATTTGCGATATTTCTGTCTCTGTTTCTGCAGGATGTCTCACCCGGAGTCTCTGCACAGAGTGAATTCAAGTGGGTATGAAATGATCGTTTTATTAAAAACGTATATCACACGATGGACTCATCATTATGATTCTTCCAAGCATCTACAGCTGCTTCATTCTTTATTCGATACTGCTCTCCGCAGGACGTCCCGATGCCGTTTTGTGGCGACGAGTTACGGGCTCTTGCATTCACTGTTGTCCGTAATGTGATACACGGCTGAGCGTAGCCCGACTGTGTATATGCCTGTGTTTCCGGTGCTCTCACCTAGTGAGGAAAGGGAACCAATGCATGAAAAAGATACTGCGGCATAAGTTGGCCAGCATCGATCAAGGCGTTATAGCTGATCGTTTCACAAGCAGCCCCGTTCCATGAATGACAAGGCATGTGAGGGAACGACAGGCTACAGATGTACAACACCCTTATAAAAAGAAATACGTCCAACTTGCTGAGAATTGCACGCATGGGCGCACACAAACTGGGATGTTCGTCTGCGATAAATGGAAATGCTCGTTTTAACAAAGTCGCATTAATTTAACTTCATCCTTTCGTCGTATCAAGGTCATTTCATTACATTAAATCGATAATTATTTGTCGCTGTATTAAACCAAAATGAAAGCCGTGATTTCCTTACGCGGTAAATGTAGTCGTTAAGTAACTCGCGAGTTGTATAATCAGCACTTATATACACAGCTGTATGATGGCTGTATAACTCGCGTTTTAAAGCACGCAGCTCAAGCAAAGACTATTGTCTTATTTGTGCCATGTTTCATCTATTCCTGTTTAACACCAAGTCCGCAGTTGGGTTGTAAGAACGTTTGGAAATTCTTGCTACCTTAGAGCTTTTATATGACGTCAGGATGACGCCACTGCCAGATGCACTGCATGCAGTAGGCGCAACTGGAAACACTCGGCTTCATCGTCATATTAATTACGCCTCATCATAAGCAGCCTGGAGGAGATTACTAGAAACAGACCATGAAAGTACGGACTGACATCGACGGATCGTATTTTGCTGTTCTTCGGCTAGATAAAGATACGTGGCGTACCTGTAGACACTCGGCTTGTCGTCCCGCTATTCATTGCCGTAGGCTCACCAACGCAACACGTGCTGCTAAGCATAAGTGATCTGACTATAACAGCCGTCAACATATGTTTTCACACCGCTTGAGCGTTCCTTGCAGAGAGCTCTTCCaaagcgtttttgcttgcttcgCTAGCTTGAACTCGTGCCTGCGCCCTGCATCTGCACTTCCCTTCCAACGGCGCACTAATGCGGTTAGAAGGTCACAAGTTCGCCAGGCGCGATTTCGTAAAATAATGCTCACCTTCTCTCCCTTAAACGAGCTGCGCATGTGCGATAATTTTAACGTTCGCGCTCTTGTTTAGATGCACCACACTCGACGGCAAGCTTGCTAGCAAGTGGCTGCTTAACTTGCGTATGCATCACAGCGCTACTAAGGTTAAAGTGTCACTCCAtgcaaaaatgtcctatggccggctatatgtattttggcccaaatagccaGAAACCTTTCCCGTGTCCATCTATAGCCGTAGTTTCAGgcggatatatttttctatagagagcttaagacagttgtatggttccaaagctatagctttagtggcacagacttttcaatagctggcaataagcacctctttGGGTGTGTGCAGACGTTCgcaaaaggccatagacggacatagctttttccacagacgcccataggacgtttttgtacaACTTATTTAGACGTGCCCATGCCGGAAGCCTATTGGGTTAGAGCGGGTGCAATGCAGAGGCAAGGAAAGGGCATGCGCGTTCAAAGGCGGCACTGACCGGCCCTCGGCGCCAGCGGGAGGAGGTTGACGCACTCGGCTCCTTCCTTCTGCTGCGGCTTGGAGATGTGCATGCCGACGCCCAACACGTACAGCCAGGTGCCGATCAGGCCGCCCAGGTGGGGCACGAACATCGGGATCCACCAGAAGCCGCGGAACCTGCGAGTGTTTAGCGGTTGACGAACGCTTCTTGCACTGCGTGCGGAGCATCACTTGACAGTGGAACAATGCGCAGaggtaagaagaaaaaaatatgaagacGACACAAAAGCACCACACGGACATGGGCTGAGCTATTTTGTTCTCTTGTGTCAGCCATCGTCCTTGGTACTCCGCCGCTGACAACGCACCAAGTATAGCCCAGCAGCAAGCTTTAATAAAAAGCGCCACTTGTGGGGACGCTTTCTCACAAGGCATGCCACACTGCAGCGAGCGAACGCCCCGCATTGTCCTCCTGCTCCGCTCACAGTAGGGAGCGATGCTGATTTGCGCTCTTCGCGGATTGCTCAAACGAGGGTCTTAATTTGGATTAACTAAGCTTAGTTCACTCTTGCCGCTAATTAATATACATTTGCAAGGTTCGTCTTAAAGTTTGACCGGCGCTGCCGTGCATCTACTGTCTGACATCCATGTCTGGTGAAACGGGAACAGCAAGCAATTTAAACGGACAGTGAGTACCTGTGGGTAGAAATAGTGGCGGTCACGCATCCTCGGACAAAAGTCCGTGCTCTGTCGTTCATGCTAAACTGAAGAGACGAACCATAGCCGCGTAAAATGCTCACGTGAACGACTCGGAGCCGTATCCGACGAGCGCGCTGAGCACCCTCGCGGGGAAGTCCCTCGCCGGGTTGACGGCGGCCATGCAGTTGGCCCCGTAGGCCCAGCACAGCGCGACCACCATGATGCCGATGAGGTAGGCGTGCATGCCCTTGGTGGTGTTGGCGTTCCGCTCGTCCAGGATCACCATGATGGTGAACATGAGCAGGCCCGAGCAGATGATCTGCATCGCCaagagggagagagggggaaTTTTTACGTCACCGACATGGAAAGACGTGGCCTGAGCCATCGTGCCCAGGTCTGCAACTGCACAGAGAGAGGCGCAGAAAGAAGCACGAAGGGTCACTGTGGAGGATTAGCGTATGAATAAAAGCAGAATTCTTAATGCATGCCGTGAATGTAATCAAGGCTAACAAAGTTATCATGCCCCGCTTCGACATTCTGTGTCAGGCGGCAGTTTGCATAAACAAGGTCTGAAGGTTTCGTGCGCAGAGGTCCTGAAGTTCTCCCATGCACGCCACTTTGCAGGTGTCAGGAACAACTGTAGGACCATGCTTCGCCTTCGGGCTTCGGCTGCTGTTCTGGCGCTCTAAACTCTCGAGACAGACTAAACCGCTGAAATTCTTTCTGTGataccttccttttttttaatgaacggaATATCGTATAAGCCTAAGGTCCTTAATTTTCTGCGGCGGAAAGTTGTACGTTCCGCGAATTGAGAACAAATAATCTGCAATATTTCTCAGTAATTTCAAAActggtgccaaaaaaaaaaaaactagacggCAGAACAGAAGAGACAACAACAGCGCTGCTGTTTTCGTGCTTTGTTGTACCGTTTTTTGGCGCTAATTTGGCACTGATGCCCCAACTTCATGCGCTTCATCGCTAAGCCTCCCTCGCGCTAACGAATGCGGCCTTTTGGCGCAGCAGCGACCTTTGTGTTGCACCGCCCCTTGCCTCGCTGCTTCTTGTTTCCTGCTGCACAGCCCGTACACCCTTATTTTTACTTCCTTACGTCCCTTGACTATTCCACTGCTTTATCTTCGTAATGGTCCGAGCCATTTTCTCTTCATATTTGTGGCATCCATCCCTTTCTCGTCAGTGCATGCCTCGCGCTTCGCCTCGATGACCTATTGTCGTCGAGaaattggctttttttttttttgcatctcagTGGCCTTGTGGGTGAGCTCACTGCAGGTATCCCAACGGGAAAGAATCGTGCTGTATTCGTAGCTTGGTTCCAAACATAACGCGAGGTGCATTCTAAAGCAGATCATTTAAGAAGAAAACACTCACGCTTCCTTCGCGCAAATACGGTAATTTTGCTTTCGACAAGCGCCAGTATCGTGGCTCTTCTCTCACGAAGTGAGAGAGCGCATTGCTGCCAGAGCAGCAACGCTTGAGGCGTTAGCTTGCTTGAACGGAGGGCGAAGCACGCATATCAATGCATCAGCAGAACTTCGCTCGATATCAGATGCTAATTTTCTAGACAATTCAGACAATTTAATAATCAAGTTACCAGGGTTTATCGTTCCTAGTCATTTTCGCAAACACAATATCATCAAAGAAGGAAAATTGGGCTGCTAACACACAATTCCGCGAAAAATACTAAAATCCGCGAAGAACGAGGGGCCTTAGGCTTACCGCGTAAGACAGGGTTTGCGACCTTAGAAGAAGGAAAAATCATCCAGTGCTCGCATGTTCTGATTGTAACACACGGAGCTAGAAAGCAACGCTAGGCGCACACTATGCGACCTGGATACACTGTGCTACACTATGCGACACTATGCGACACTATGCGACACTACGCGACACTATGCAACACTATGCGAAACTATGTAACACTGCGACTTCGCACAAAGCACCTCCGCGTCTATAAGTGCTCTCTTGTTTGGCAGGAAACGTCCCTCTGATGTGCATATAATATCTCAAAACTACGAGCACGCATAAGAAGTATTGCATGCAATGAAAGTATCTGCGGTGGCAAGCGTTATGGTTAGTGAAAGTAGAGAAGACAAAAAGAACATTTTGCTTGTTTCGGAAGAAAAGAGAGATCGTTAATGATGAATACGGCCGTTGAACACAGCCAAAGTACTTGTCTGCAGTGGTTTGCAAAGGAATGCAGAAAGTCAAGTTAATACGCTATTGGATGCCCCTAACATCAAGACGCGCTCGTATGTATTTGGAGCATTCCGAAGAGAACTTAAATCAAATGCAATGCATGTAACAAAACTGCACAGCGTACGAAGTCAGAGACACGTGCACGAACGGATATCTACGTAGCCCTGTACTCTCAAAAGCCTTCTGGAAGGcaagacaaataaaaaataagcctTGGTTCAGTGCGTATACGGTTTGGCCATGGCCTCCTACGCGCCGTCGAAGGGACAAACATGTTGAAGTTCCCAAATTAAGTTTCGGCTATGCGCTCAATGCGTGTGAGAGATTCCCTCTCAATGGCAAGGACACCGCGCGGGACGAAGGGCAAGGGAACGGTACTTGAATGCATCGGGGGGCAGCGGGGTCAATGAGTCCCACACAGCGCCCCAGCAAGGCCGGCGAACAGCGGCAGCCGGCTGAATGCCTCCGTATTTCGCCGCCGTGTCGTAGCGGAGCGAGTGAGCTTCAGCCGCTATCCTCTTCTATGCTGCATTGTTCCAGTTGCCGCGAAAAGAAGCACCCAGAAAACGAATCGCGCGCGCAAAAGACTGCGGAGCGATGACCCAAGGCTACGCCACTCAACGCTGCTTTCCGGCCTACCCCACCCATCACAGCAACGCGACCGCCTCAAATAGAAGCGGCGCGTATCTGGACAGCCGCCAGGGAATCTACTTGTGGGCTGCCCATTGAGCCGATCACCAGCACAACGGAAGTTTGCGACCTCCAGCACGACAGAAGTTATGCAAAGTATCTCCAGTCGAAAAATACGACGAAGCCGGCCCCAAACTACAACAGGCATTCTTGTcgtcctgtcgttacgacagatttttctgcAGTATTGCGAAGTTGTCTGTTGTGCGATAGAACtggctctgtcgttacgacaggagaCTCATCAACACTACAGAAAATCGTGTTGTTACTGCAAGAATTTCTGTTATCAGGTCCCAAAATATTACAGAAAAATCTGTTGTGGCAACAGAAAATTTTCTATTGTGTTTTTCATTCAAGCCTGTCACCAGTAACGCTCCATTTCTGCTCCCAGTGGGAATAATAAGGACATTTAGCACGTGGCAACGCGTCCGTTAGGTGCAGGCAAAGACGCTTGACTATTGTTGTCTTATTGCTTGCTATTGCAAATCGCTAAGAGCAGTTACTCTGATGTGTGGGGGGCCTCTCTCTGCACCCGTAGCTGCGCCGCCCGTTGCAAAGTTACCAGGTAAAAGCGCCTGCGGCCGGAGTGTACTCACGCGCGTTTGTTCGTCAAACTGTTACGTGATTTCGTTCGACCAAGCTCGTGAATGATGGTCGAAATTCCTTCTGAACATCTTTAATAAAGATACCAGGGGGTGGCACTGTTTACTGTACCGTCGCGCAGCTACACGCGTTGCGGGCATTTTGGCCTGTGAAGTTTTCTAACAGTCGGCACCTCTTCTTTAGTACGGGTCGAATGTACACTACAGCGCCCGAGTGATATGCGCCACTGGTTTGGCAGCTCTCGTAGGTATAGTCTCATTTCCACGAGTATAAAACGCAATAAGCCTCGTGTACTAAGACTCTTGACCGTGCAGAGGAACCGGCAGGTAATATAGACGAATGAATCCTACACCGCCACACCCTGGCTACCTCACGCTTTCAAGAATTCCATCTTCCTGTTTTCTCTCTACTGTGGCTACCACATTGTTTTTCGTGGTTGTCGAAACCTACCGGCTTGAATTCATCTGTAGCGGCGTCTTGGCGCCACAACGCGACGGCAGTGAGCAGCAGGACTGCACATTACCTTGCTGGTACGGATCTATAAAGGCTTGTCCGACAGTGGCCAGCACCAGCTCCAGGCACATAATGGAAGCGCCAGGATACCTCGAGGACAAATCAATGAGGAACACCGGGCGCGCATCATTCGTCGCGTCTATCAACACTGAGCTTCCATAGCCGAAGTCTTACTCTCATCGTTCAAAACACTCTGGTGATATTAAGAGACAAAAACGGTGGATGTGTAATTTCGAGCAAATGACAAGTTTTGGCTCACCGTGTCGAAGACGCAGACCGAGAGGTGGACGTTGTCGTTGGGAtacgtggtgagcaggatgccaGTGCCGTTCTTGCCGAAGATTTGCCGCTCTCCACCATCGACGCTGTCCAGCAGGTCTGCGGGGGCGGGACACAATGTCAGAGCTGCCATGCGCGCGACActtttgcgtgcgtgcgtgcgtgcgtgcgtgcgtgtagaTTTTATGACTGCTCTGAATGtaataaactgaaaaaaagagCACCGCGCAGCAATACGATGTCTTTCTTTAATTGGGAGTTTCGCTAAAGTCGTAACGGCTGAAAGCTAAAGttaactttatttcttttttcttaattttaatttCTCACTCCCGCttatagctgtttttttttaattccacaaGTCTAACACGGGTAGGGTAAGCAGCACCTGGGCTGCTCTTATAGATTAATTCCCGTGTACGCGTGCAAGGTAAACAAATAGCTTTctctgcattgcttgcaccatCGCCGCCACCCGAACTATATTTCTTTGTATCATGCTTATATTACACACGGAAGTGATATATCACAGCAGCACCTATTGCCCGCTGGCCGCCCATCTTCAGACTGCATTATCAGAGTCCCCGAACTGCCCGAACGTCTCTCCCCTTTCGTTGCGCTAGGAGCGAAATGTGCGCTCGCAATGAACAGCCTCTGGCGTACGTGACTAGAATCGACAAGGTCGCGGAGCTCCGCCTTCCGCGTGCCTCTAAATGCAGCTGATCTCTTTTCTCCCAAGTACAAGCGCCCCCTCCCCCCGCGGTAGCTGCTCCTGGGAGAGATGATTACCTGCCTCTTCTGTGCGCTCAGACTCcgctgcggcggcggcaaagaCCTATCAGTTATGCATGTCATCTCATCCCACTTCAACGGCAAATGGGCGTCGTTTCATATCCCTCGGGCTTGCCTCAGCCAGTTATTCGCAAGCACTCGTTTAGGCTTGACAGGCACTCAGTCATGCAAGCGGATCTGCGATGTGTGCATAAATATGAAttcctttttttaatgctttAGTGATCACCCAAATAATGGAGCAAACGCGTccacagaagagagagagaatctACCCTTCAGCGTTCCGCAAGTATGCTTCCGAATTCCTCCTCGGACGCGTATTTGCAGAACGGCCTGCGTTTTCAGCGCGAGTCCTGCGCTGAAAACGACCGCTGGCAAGGTCGCCAGGAACTCCTCTCCATATGGACGCATTGCACGAGAATATATGAATAGATTGTGAAGCTCGCTCGGTAGGCAAATTATTTTTCCGCTTGCCTGACTCCCTGGGGCCGCCACATACGCGCTTTTTTGTTTTACTTATGGACGTTTCTGAGAGTGCGATCTGCGTGCTCAGTGATCAAATGGTGGCGATCGAAGTGAGTGaggtgtgagtgagtgagtgagtgagtgagtgagtgagtgagtgagtgagtgagtgagtgagtgagtgagtgagtgagtgagtgagtgagtgagtgagtgagtgagtgagtgagtgagtgagttagtgagtgagtgagtcagtgagtgagtgagtgagtgagtgagtgagtgagtgagtgagtgagtgagtgagtgagtgattatGATGAGTATGACTAGAATTCTATAGAGCCATAAAATTTACAAATGCGGAGCTTCCGGATTCGTGAGTTACCTACACGGCATTTACCATACTGTGCTACGATTCCTGCAAACGTAAGATTAATCGCGCTTGTTGtgatttagcaaaaaaaaaaaaaagaataacacgTTACGCATGCACAAGGTGCCCTCACCAATGTAGTTGAAGTAGAGAATGGCCGAGGCGAGGAAGGCGCCCAGGTGCTGCCCGAGCACGTAGTGCGGCACCTTGCGCCACGGAAGCTTGCCCACgctggcgaacgatgtcgtcacGATCGGGTTCACGTGACCCCCTGCAGAGGAGGACATATAGGGACGTCATCAGCTGACATGCGGACCAAAAGAGCTGCGACAGTGTGCACTATTACGAGGGTTACAGTCAAACGCCCACGCCCACTTCTAGAAAGTCATCATCCATACATTTAGGACTTAAATACGTGTTCACACACTTAGCAGTTGTGGGTTGCTGGTGTTTGGGTATTAAATATTTACTACGTCTCtatattcaatcaatcaatcaatcgatcaatcaatcaatcaatcaatcaatcaatcaatcaatcaatcaatcaatcaatcaatcaatcaataaacctCTATTTGAACATCGTGATATCATTCATAATACGTCATATCATGTAAATGatatcatattgtcacgtagtggtgacggcagtcgaagcagcgatgaagacggacgaaagggtcttctaaaagaactgtttattgggctgacttgcacccaaaatggactgaatcactcggcggc
The Amblyomma americanum isolate KBUSLIRL-KWMA chromosome 3, ASM5285725v1, whole genome shotgun sequence genome window above contains:
- the LOC144126015 gene encoding aquaporin-9-like, with protein sequence MASAGNPPFPFLRRFVTKNEAVKEFLAEFLGTFILYMFGGASFAHYLFTDSKDVFAVTFCWGIGVMLGIQTGAGVSGGHVNPIVTTSFASVGKLPWRKVPHYVLGQHLGAFLASAILYFNYIDLLDSVDGGERQIFGKNGTGILLTTYPNDNVHLSVCVFDTIICSGLLMFTIMVILDERNANTTKGMHAYLIGIMVVALCWAYGANCMAAVNPARDFPARVLSALVGYGSESFTFRGFWWIPMFVPHLGGLIGTWLYVLGVGMHISKPQQKEGAECVNLLPLAPRADKTAA